Proteins from one Xenopus tropicalis strain Nigerian chromosome 1, UCB_Xtro_10.0, whole genome shotgun sequence genomic window:
- the LOC116411656 gene encoding traf2 and NCK-interacting protein kinase-like, whose product MTTSVRYCIYISQASPEETGTNTSQDEGSVTELSQEDKKHLKEESGTTTCRPKISQRKRVEPPTNEGNNTISLAEKYPVRAREIFQIGEQIGEDPNGVIYNGWHRSRRMEVAIVIIEDQEKQKGIQSEVQVLEMVSGHENIVDFYGAYYHQAPRTPSLPEGLWIATEFITGATLQDLIGTRKTLGERWISYICKQITTGLFHLQKKNIIHHDIKPENILITSYGEVKIGEFGFATFGEKSSSTSGTITYSAPEVLANFTNKHEYDHKADIWSLGIAAIEMAEGLSFSKLPRQKLIEKITRGPAPTLTPWGKWSDEFRFFISECLQREPSKRPSARQLLSHPFIGEIRGERGVQKNIAQQLHRGMKH is encoded by the exons atactgtatttatatttcccaggcgTCACCTGAAGAGACTGGCACCAACACCAGCCAGGACGAGGGCTCAGTAACGGAACTGAGCCAAGAGGATAAGAAACACCTTAAGGAG GAATCTGGCACTACCACCTGCCGGCCCAAGATCTCCCAGAGAAAGCGAGTGGAACCTCCGACCAACGAG gGGAATAACACCATCTCACTCGCTGAGAAATATCCAGTAA GAGCCCGGGAGATATTTCAAATTGGGGAACAAATCGGAGAGGACCCCAATGGAGTGATTTACAAT GGATGGCACCGAAGCAGACGAATGGAGGTGGCCATTGTAATCATAGAAGATCAAGAG aagCAAAAAGGAATCCAATCAGAAGTTCAAGTCCTTGAAATGGTGTCAGGCCATGAAAACATTGTGGATTTCTATGGGGCCTATTACCATCAGGccccacggacaccatcactccCGGAAGGACTATGG ATTGCTACTGAGTTCATCACTGGTGCCACTCTGCAAGATCTCATTGGCACCAGAAAGACCTTAGGAGAAAGGTGGATCTCCTACATCTGCAAACAAATAACCACG GGCCTTTTCCACCTGCAAAAGAAGAACATCATCCACCATGACATCAAGCCCGAAAACATCCTGATCACCTCCTATGGAGAGGTGAAGATCG GCGAATTTGGATTTGCCACGTTTGGAGAAAAGAGCAGCAGTACTTCTGGGACTATAACATACTCGGCCCCAGAAGTACTGGCTAATTTTACCAACAAGCACGAGTATGACCATAAG GCTGACATCTGGTCACTCGGCATTGCAGCCATCGAAATGGCGGAGGGACTCT CATTCAGCAAACTTCCACGACAGAAGCTGATTGAGAAGATCACACGTGGTCCCGCGCCAACATTAACACCATGGGGAAAATG GAGCGACGAGTTCCGTTTCTTCATTTCCGAGTGCCTGCAGAGAGAACCATCGAAAAGACCGTCTGCAAGGCAACTTCTGTCCCACCCCTTCATTGGAGAGATCAGGGGTGAAAGGGGTGTGCAGAAGAACATCgcccaacagctgcacagag gaatgaagcactaa
- the LOC116406437 gene encoding SET and MYND domain-containing protein 5-like, whose amino-acid sequence MAASMCDVFAFCAPQEPPRRAVEIRFVSSGKGKGLFATRAIRKGETIFQEKPLVSSQFQWNALYRYRACDHCLRSLETAEENAQRLSGNAHVVLPYPELCTVRNGLHQQCPRCQVTYCSAECLKAAADQYHRALCLGASRDNPAHPLNKLEEAWRNMHYPPETASIMLMARMVGTIKQVQAQDKDWWMHLFSQFCNKTANEEEEIVHKLLGDKFKGQLDQLRRLFTDALYEERVSRWFTPEGFRSLFALVGTNGQGIGTSSLSQWVHACDALELPPREREQLDSLIDQLYKDIEKVTGEFLNCEGSGLYLLQSCCNHSCVPNAEASFPDNNFILHLTALEDIQPGEEICISYLDCCQRDRSRHSRQKILRENYLFVCSCPKCLAQADDPRHHVRGRRGGGGG is encoded by the exons ATGGCCGCCTCCATGTGCGACGTGTTCGCCTTTTGTGCCCCACAGGAGCCGCCGCGCCGGGCAGTGGAGATTCGCTTTGTCAGCAGCGGCAAG GGGAAGGGCCTGTTTGCCACTCGGGCCATACGGAAAGGGGAGACGATATTCCAGGAAAAGCCGCTCGTATCCTCCCAGTTCCAGTGGAATGCGCTGTACCGGTACCGGG CTTGCGATCACTGCCTGCGCTCTCTCGAGACTGCCGAGGAGAATGCCCAGAGACTGTCCGGAAATGCCCACGTGGTCCTGCCGTACCCAGAGCTCTGCACAGTCCGAAATGGGCTGCACCAGCAGTGCCCGCGATGCCAG GTGACGTACTGCAGTGCCGAGTGCCTCAAAGCCGCCGCGGATCAGTACCACCGGGCCCTCTGCCTGGGGGCCTCCAGGGATAATCCGGCACATCCCCTCAATAAACTGGAGGAGGCCTGGAG GAATATGCATTACCCGCCGGAGACTGCCAGCATCATGCTAATGGCGCGGATGGTGGGCACTATTAAGCAG GTACAGGCCCAGGATAAGGACTGGTGGATGCACCTTTTCTCCCAGTTCTGTAACAAGACAGCCAATGAGGAGGAGGAGATTGTCCATAAGCTTCTGGGAGACAAGTTTAAG GGCCAACTGGACCAGCTGCGGCGACTTTTCACGGACGCATTGTATGAGGAGCGCGTGAGTCGA TGGTTCACCCCAGAAGGTTTCCGCTCGCTCTTTGCACTGGTTGGCACCAACGGGCAGGGGATTGGCACGAG CTCGTTGAGCCAGTGGGTTCATGCCTGTGACGCCCTAGAACTCCCACCTCGAGAGCGGGAACAGCTGGATTCTCTCATAGACCAACTCTACAAGGACATAGAGAAGG TGACGGGAGAATTTCTGAACTGCGAGGGATCCGGGCTGTACCTGCTGCAGAGCTGCT GTAACCATAGCTGTGTGCCAAACGCAGAGGCCTCTTTTCCAGACAACAACTTTATCCTCCATCTCACTGCTTTGGAAGATATCCAGCCTGGAGAG GAAATCTGCATTAGTTACCTAGACTGTTGCCAGAGGGACCGCAGCCGGCACAGCCGCCAAAAGATTCTCAG GGAGAACTACCTGTTCGTGTGTTCCTGCCCCAAGTGCCTAGCGCAAGCTGATGACCCCCGACATCACGTccgaggaagaagaggaggaggaggaggatga
- the LOC116408426 gene encoding serine/threonine-protein kinase dst4-like, with product MAEGLSFSKLPRQKLIEKITRGPAPTLTPWGKWSDEFRFFISECLQREPSKRPSARQLLSHPFIGEIRGERGVQKNIAQQLHRGMKH from the exons ATGGCGGAGGGACTCT CATTCAGCAAACTTCCACGACAGAAGCTGATTGAGAAGATCACACGCGGTCCCGCGCCAACATTAACACCATGGGGAAAATG GAGCGACGAGTTCCGTTTCTTCATTTCCGAGTGCCTGCAGAGAGAACCATCGAAAAGACCGTCTGCAAGGCAACTTCTGTCCCACCCCTTCATTGGAGAGATCAGGGGTGAAAGGGGTGTGCAGAAGAACATCgcccaacagctgcacagag gaatgaagcactaa